In one Andrena cerasifolii isolate SP2316 chromosome 2, iyAndCera1_principal, whole genome shotgun sequence genomic region, the following are encoded:
- the LOC143378682 gene encoding uncharacterized protein LOC143378682 — MGLRYARNRLLLTKNTNDKDLIRFPHQKNYLSYQLKHKLVSRDTEKFAELIINEMILLQRLNPHTKFTYHCGGKVLYNNHIPLDNDYKSCQVLATALTNIIRHSLNVEFKEDCLSMLKVENSHQAEAALMVKLLPLIHDNYALSDNN, encoded by the exons ATGGGCTTACGTTACGCGCGTAACCGATTGTTATTAACTAAGAACACAAATGATAAGGACCTTATCAGGTTTCCTCACCAAAAGAATTATTTATCGTACCAGCTGAAG CACAAACTGGTATCGCGTGACACAGAGAAATTCGCCGAGCTGATAATTAACGAAATGATTCTACTGCAACGATTAAATCCCCATACGAAGTTCACGTACCACTGCGGCGGAAAAGTGCTGTACAATAACCATATTCCATTGGACAATGATTACAAATCATGTCAGGTGCTCGCCACGGCATTGACAAATATAATTAGACACAGTTTAAACGTCGAGTTCAAGGAGGACTGCCTCTCAATGCTGAAAGTGGAGAATTCGCATCAGGCAGAGGCTGCTCTTATGGTAAAGCTGTTGCCACTGATACACGACAACTATGCATTATCCGATAATAATTAA